A single window of Methanomassiliicoccales archaeon DNA harbors:
- a CDS encoding NADH-quinone oxidoreductase subunit J, which yields MDLSELLFLIIAGITVGAAISVLVTKEIIRAVFYLTFCFIGVGITFIFLNAEFLGLIQVLVYVGAINVLILFGVMLTKRRLTGGGACE from the coding sequence ATGGATCTGTCTGAGCTGTTATTCTTGATTATCGCAGGTATCACCGTCGGCGCGGCGATCTCGGTCCTCGTGACCAAGGAGATCATCCGGGCCGTGTTCTACCTGACGTTCTGCTTCATTGGGGTGGGTATCACCTTCATCTTCCTGAACGCAGAGTTCCTGGGCCTCATCCAGGTGCTGGTCTATGTGGGAGCGATCAACGTGCTGATCCTGTTCGGGGTCATGCTTACCAAGAGACGCCTCACTGGAGGTGGTGCCTGTGAGTAA
- the nuoK gene encoding NADH-quinone oxidoreductase subunit NuoK has translation MIPLEYFLILSSVLFVIGIVGVLTKKNAILVLISIELMLNAANINFVAFAAYNNDPTGYVFALFSIGIAAAEVAVGLAILLNLNRLKDTVHVDDLNTMRW, from the coding sequence ATGATCCCCCTGGAATATTTCCTGATACTGTCGTCGGTCCTGTTCGTCATTGGAATAGTGGGTGTGCTAACGAAGAAGAACGCCATCCTTGTGTTGATTTCGATCGAGCTGATGCTGAACGCCGCCAACATAAACTTCGTGGCGTTCGCAGCGTACAACAATGACCCGACCGGGTATGTGTTCGCGCTGTTCTCCATCGGCATCGCTGCGGCCGAGGTCGCGGTGGGTCTGGCGATACTGCTGAACCTGAACCGGCTGAAGGACACGGTCCATGTTGATGACCTCAACACCATGAGGTGGTAA
- a CDS encoding proton-conducting transporter membrane subunit: MQIYELAWIIPLLPLVAFLIVGFLGGKMKDKGGMIALAGVGGAMVLSLLVAYQALTAGFDGGAHYFEQSMAWVSVGGYDLQLGIYIDTVTALMLIVVSFVASLVVIYSVGYMHDQGERRRRYFTEICLFVGVMLGLVLANNFLQLFIFWELVGLCSYLLIGFWFERPSAASAAKKAFLVTRVGDVMFMVGLIVLLTTFKTLNFHTLFDPAVIGGADQGMLALGLFFMFGGSIGKSAQFPLHDWLPDAMEGPTTVSALIHAATMVKAGVYLVARMFPLLIFVPDVGLFIAIIGGVTALMAATMALNSPLIKRVLAYSTISQLGYMFLSLGTGAYLFGIGLKDGNEALMAAGSIAFAAGLFHLMNHAFFKALLFLSAGAVIHYVHTEELRLMGGLRKHMKVTSTVMLIGSLSIAGIPILSGFWSKDEILASVFEAGSDHWVFLLLWLMGVITAFLTAFYMFRMWFMTFAGEEGEATKHATHTKGEHVGAHGDEHGHEAEVHEHHEAPWVMLGPLVVLAILAIGSGLVVFIGEGFSGTIFFDVKEAFSLDKILGDWLTYLSVLVAIAGIALAYFTFYKKKVDAGAIANKPSVRPLYNMLLKRYGFTKGYDYIGEKVVYGFSLAVDWFDRKIIDGIVNLISRGLVGGGKAMRKMQTGLVQSYSAIIIGGIVVLIVLLYVLGYVLGVI, encoded by the coding sequence ATGCAGATCTATGAACTTGCCTGGATAATCCCACTGTTGCCGCTCGTTGCCTTCCTGATAGTAGGATTCCTCGGCGGCAAGATGAAGGACAAGGGCGGCATGATCGCGCTGGCCGGTGTCGGTGGCGCGATGGTGTTGTCGTTGCTCGTTGCCTATCAGGCGCTCACTGCCGGTTTCGACGGTGGAGCCCATTACTTCGAACAGAGCATGGCGTGGGTATCTGTCGGGGGTTACGACCTCCAGCTCGGTATCTACATCGACACCGTCACTGCATTGATGCTGATCGTGGTGTCGTTCGTCGCCTCGCTGGTCGTCATTTACTCCGTCGGGTACATGCACGACCAGGGTGAGAGGAGACGCCGCTATTTCACCGAGATATGCCTGTTCGTAGGCGTCATGCTCGGACTGGTGCTGGCGAACAACTTCCTCCAGCTGTTCATATTCTGGGAGCTGGTGGGTCTTTGTTCCTACCTGCTGATCGGCTTCTGGTTCGAGAGGCCGTCGGCGGCCTCGGCCGCCAAGAAAGCGTTCCTGGTCACCAGGGTCGGTGACGTCATGTTCATGGTCGGCCTGATAGTGCTGCTGACGACGTTCAAGACCCTCAACTTCCATACGCTGTTCGATCCCGCAGTGATCGGGGGCGCGGACCAGGGAATGCTGGCGCTGGGTCTGTTCTTCATGTTCGGGGGCTCGATCGGTAAGTCCGCCCAGTTCCCGCTGCATGACTGGTTACCAGACGCCATGGAAGGTCCGACCACGGTGTCCGCGCTTATTCATGCCGCCACCATGGTCAAGGCCGGTGTCTACCTGGTCGCAAGGATGTTCCCGCTGTTGATCTTCGTGCCGGACGTCGGTCTGTTCATCGCCATCATCGGCGGTGTGACGGCATTGATGGCGGCCACGATGGCGCTCAACTCGCCACTGATCAAGCGCGTGCTCGCCTATTCGACCATCAGCCAACTGGGCTACATGTTCCTGTCGCTCGGTACCGGCGCATATCTGTTCGGTATCGGCCTGAAGGACGGTAACGAAGCTTTGATGGCTGCCGGTAGCATCGCATTCGCTGCCGGCCTGTTCCATCTGATGAACCATGCCTTCTTCAAGGCGCTGCTCTTCCTTTCCGCGGGCGCAGTAATCCACTACGTCCACACCGAAGAGCTGAGACTGATGGGCGGGCTGAGGAAGCACATGAAGGTCACTTCGACCGTGATGCTCATCGGTTCCCTGTCGATCGCCGGTATCCCGATATTGAGCGGGTTCTGGTCCAAGGACGAGATCCTGGCAAGTGTGTTCGAGGCCGGGTCCGATCACTGGGTGTTCCTGCTGCTTTGGCTCATGGGCGTCATCACGGCCTTCCTGACCGCGTTCTACATGTTCCGCATGTGGTTCATGACGTTCGCAGGGGAAGAGGGCGAGGCGACCAAGCACGCCACCCACACCAAGGGAGAGCACGTCGGTGCCCACGGGGACGAGCACGGCCACGAGGCCGAGGTCCACGAGCACCACGAGGCGCCATGGGTCATGCTTGGCCCGCTGGTCGTACTGGCGATCCTCGCCATCGGCTCTGGACTGGTCGTCTTCATAGGCGAAGGATTCAGCGGAACGATCTTCTTTGACGTAAAGGAGGCGTTCAGCCTGGACAAGATCCTCGGAGACTGGCTGACCTACCTATCGGTATTGGTCGCGATCGCCGGTATTGCTCTAGCGTACTTCACCTTCTATAAGAAGAAGGTCGACGCCGGAGCCATCGCCAACAAGCCATCCGTCAGGCCCCTGTACAACATGCTCCTGAAAAGGTACGGCTTCACCAAGGGATATGACTACATCGGGGAGAAGGTCGTGTACGGCTTCTCGCTCGCGGTCGATTGGTTCGACCGAAAGATAATCGATGGCATAGTGAACCTCATCAGCCGCGGCCTGGTAGGCGGCGGAAAGGCAATGAGGAAAATGCAGACCGGACTGGTACAGAGCTACAGCGCCATCATCATCGGTGGCATAGTGGTACTGATCGTGCTGCTGTACGTGCTCGGGTATGTCCTTGGGGTGATCTGA
- a CDS encoding NADH-quinone oxidoreductase subunit M produces MLLQNVPVITLLILIPLIGAIIAFMLGKNPKASKIVALVFTLIPLAISVLLLADFSLTVGTFQYVEDFTWISSLGISYKVGVDGISIAMVFLTTLLSFLAVLFSWDVDERTHQYMGLMLILEVGVMGVFTAMDYFLFYVFWEVVLIPMYFLIAVWGGPRRAYASIKFFIYTHIASLVMLLGILALYFEAATHLGYHTFDIQQIASVSGQFGQFFQIVVFGALFFGFIVKMPMVPFHTWLPDAHVEAPTAGSVLLAGLLLKMGSYGIIRICLPTLPYGANQYQIVMVIIAIVSILYGAIMCLAQKDLKKMVAYSSISHMGIVMLGIATLGELGIAAAVFQMFAHGLITAVLFMMCGIVGHHVGTRNMPRLGGLAAKMPYAAVFMMIGFMASLGLPGMVGFLAEFSVFVATFDAFGWLLLLPIISVAITAAYYIWAMQKTLFGPLTKEVDLEHVHDITWFEAAPLVILSALIVLFGILPALIFDYITPSVKLLTAVVLGGA; encoded by the coding sequence ATGCTGCTGCAAAACGTACCCGTCATAACACTGCTCATATTGATCCCGCTGATCGGCGCAATCATCGCGTTCATGCTGGGAAAGAACCCGAAGGCATCAAAGATCGTCGCACTGGTGTTCACGTTAATACCATTGGCCATATCCGTCCTGCTGTTGGCCGATTTCAGCCTGACAGTGGGCACGTTCCAGTATGTCGAGGACTTCACCTGGATCTCGTCCCTGGGAATATCCTACAAGGTAGGGGTGGACGGCATCAGCATCGCAATGGTCTTCCTGACCACTCTGCTGTCATTCCTGGCGGTCCTGTTCTCCTGGGATGTCGATGAACGAACCCACCAATACATGGGCCTGATGCTCATCCTGGAGGTCGGCGTCATGGGAGTGTTCACAGCGATGGACTACTTCCTGTTCTACGTCTTCTGGGAGGTCGTGCTGATCCCGATGTATTTCCTCATAGCGGTATGGGGAGGTCCAAGGCGGGCGTACGCATCGATCAAGTTCTTCATCTATACCCACATAGCGTCGCTAGTGATGCTGCTGGGGATACTGGCCCTCTACTTCGAGGCAGCAACGCATCTGGGATATCATACGTTCGACATACAACAGATCGCGTCGGTGTCCGGACAGTTCGGCCAGTTCTTCCAGATCGTGGTGTTCGGAGCCTTGTTCTTCGGATTCATCGTCAAGATGCCGATGGTCCCGTTCCATACTTGGCTTCCGGACGCCCACGTCGAGGCCCCGACCGCAGGGTCAGTGCTGCTGGCGGGTCTGCTGCTTAAGATGGGTTCCTATGGTATCATCAGGATCTGTCTGCCTACCTTGCCATATGGCGCGAACCAGTACCAGATCGTGATGGTGATAATCGCCATCGTCTCCATCCTGTATGGCGCCATAATGTGTCTGGCCCAGAAGGACCTGAAGAAGATGGTCGCTTATTCATCGATCAGCCACATGGGCATAGTCATGCTAGGCATCGCCACCCTGGGAGAGCTGGGGATCGCCGCTGCCGTGTTCCAGATGTTCGCGCATGGTCTGATCACCGCCGTTCTCTTCATGATGTGCGGCATCGTCGGTCACCACGTAGGCACCAGGAACATGCCGAGGCTTGGCGGCCTGGCTGCAAAGATGCCCTATGCCGCGGTGTTCATGATGATAGGGTTCATGGCCTCGCTCGGACTGCCTGGCATGGTTGGTTTCCTGGCGGAGTTCAGCGTATTCGTCGCGACCTTTGACGCGTTCGGATGGCTCCTGCTATTGCCCATAATCAGCGTGGCGATCACCGCCGCCTATTACATCTGGGCCATGCAGAAGACACTGTTCGGACCGCTCACCAAGGAGGTCGACCTGGAACATGTCCATGACATCACCTGGTTCGAGGCCGCCCCGCTGGTCATACTGAGCGCATTGATCGTTCTGTTCGGGATTCTGCCGGCGCTGATCTTCGACTATATCACGCCGTCGGTCAAATTACTGACCGCCGTCGTCCTGGGAGGCGCTTAA
- a CDS encoding NADH-quinone oxidoreductase subunit N — protein MIDIQAIRPEIIVALFAVLVPAVGLLTKNSSKICAAFSLVGVGLAFLDVFMFVYNNNGAVSISGGMLSLDQFSALFMMIFLAVAFYVILASARFIQEDRHQPEFYSLIMIATIGMMIVASSNDLITLFVGIELTSITSYALVAFRKKDVKGAEAAVKYFIIGGLSSGLALFGISLLYGVAHSTTFTGVAQAVVMNSPMQPVIFLALIMIVAGFGFKVAIVPFHMWAPDVYEGAPTTVTAMLAGGSKKMGFIALFKVLLIGLFAIKSNWDVLIGIVAIATMTVGNLAAISQTNIKRMLAYSSIAQAGYILIALPVAAVSDPTIGQYALSAGIMQIMTHAFMKGGAFLIVATLATVAVGESISNYKGLAKRTPFMAFGMTVLLFSLAGIPPLAGFFSKFVLFSSPIDASSIPGNGWMVWLAIAAIVNSAISLYYYVRVVKYMYVDEAEEGTPTEKLKLPISMVAAVAICVFMVVLIGVWPDPFFNAAQHAAAAFFA, from the coding sequence ATGATCGATATTCAAGCAATCCGTCCTGAGATCATAGTGGCGCTGTTCGCCGTGCTGGTACCGGCGGTCGGGCTGTTGACCAAGAACAGCAGCAAGATATGCGCGGCGTTCTCGCTGGTAGGGGTTGGCCTAGCGTTCCTAGACGTCTTCATGTTCGTCTACAACAACAATGGAGCGGTCAGCATAAGTGGTGGCATGCTAAGTCTTGACCAGTTCTCCGCGCTGTTCATGATGATCTTCCTGGCGGTGGCGTTCTACGTCATTCTGGCCTCGGCCCGCTTCATCCAGGAGGACCGGCACCAGCCGGAGTTCTACTCCCTGATCATGATCGCCACCATAGGCATGATGATAGTGGCAAGCTCCAACGACCTGATCACCCTGTTCGTCGGTATCGAGCTGACCAGCATAACCTCCTACGCCTTGGTGGCCTTCAGGAAGAAGGACGTCAAGGGAGCGGAGGCGGCGGTCAAGTACTTCATCATCGGAGGGCTGTCCTCGGGTCTGGCCCTGTTCGGCATATCCTTGCTGTATGGTGTCGCCCACTCGACCACGTTCACGGGAGTGGCCCAGGCAGTGGTGATGAACTCCCCGATGCAGCCAGTGATCTTCCTGGCCCTGATAATGATCGTCGCGGGCTTCGGTTTCAAGGTGGCGATCGTTCCGTTCCACATGTGGGCCCCGGACGTATACGAAGGTGCCCCAACCACCGTCACGGCCATGCTGGCCGGCGGCAGCAAGAAGATGGGTTTCATCGCCCTGTTCAAGGTGTTGCTGATCGGTCTCTTCGCCATTAAGTCCAACTGGGACGTTCTGATCGGTATCGTGGCCATAGCGACGATGACGGTCGGCAACCTGGCGGCCATAAGCCAGACCAACATCAAGAGGATGCTGGCCTATTCGTCCATCGCCCAAGCGGGTTACATACTGATAGCGTTGCCAGTAGCAGCGGTATCGGACCCGACGATCGGACAATATGCGCTGTCCGCAGGCATCATGCAGATCATGACCCACGCGTTCATGAAGGGAGGAGCATTCCTTATCGTGGCCACACTGGCGACGGTTGCCGTAGGGGAATCCATCAGCAACTACAAGGGATTGGCAAAGCGGACCCCGTTCATGGCGTTCGGTATGACCGTGCTGCTGTTCTCCCTGGCAGGGATACCGCCACTGGCTGGTTTCTTCTCGAAGTTCGTCCTATTCTCATCCCCGATCGATGCATCTTCGATCCCGGGAAATGGATGGATGGTATGGCTGGCCATCGCTGCCATCGTCAACTCCGCCATATCCCTGTACTATTACGTACGGGTGGTCAAGTACATGTACGTGGACGAGGCAGAGGAAGGAACCCCGACGGAGAAGCTGAAACTACCGATCTCGATGGTCGCGGCTGTCGCCATATGCGTCTTCATGGTGGTCCTGATCGGTGTTTGGCCGGACCCGTTCTTTAATGCCGCTCAGCATGCGGCCGCGGCGTTCTTCGCATAA
- a CDS encoding polyprenyl synthetase family protein has product MVSTWDAPVQKELMLVEEQLRESVHSEQPLLTEISNYIITSGGKRMRPAVAILVFKATGGKDPEKVIKVASAFELIHSATLIHDDINDHGEMRRGRQAAYKKYGTQKALIAGDFLFVKSFALGGAFDEKVIGVVADACTGIAESEILQSDYEHDQETNVNVYISIIEGKTARPFEAGARVGSYLADATPAVMEAMGSYGMNIGIAFQIVDDILDVTGDEASLGKPHGIDIVDGKPTLPLIIAMQDKVHGARIKEIFRKEKKSPEEVAEAIALVKKTKALEESSDMAEEYANKALLDLEVLRPSDYKEALKALTKAILDRKS; this is encoded by the coding sequence ATGGTTTCTACCTGGGATGCTCCTGTGCAAAAAGAGCTCATGCTGGTCGAGGAGCAGCTCCGTGAAAGTGTCCATTCAGAACAGCCGTTGCTCACCGAGATCAGCAACTACATCATCACATCTGGCGGGAAGAGGATGCGCCCGGCGGTGGCGATACTGGTTTTCAAGGCGACCGGGGGGAAGGACCCGGAGAAGGTCATAAAGGTCGCGTCCGCCTTCGAGCTGATCCATAGCGCCACCCTCATCCATGACGATATAAACGACCATGGCGAGATGCGAAGAGGAAGACAGGCCGCCTACAAGAAGTACGGCACCCAGAAGGCGCTCATCGCCGGAGATTTCCTGTTCGTCAAGAGCTTCGCATTGGGCGGGGCCTTCGATGAGAAGGTGATCGGCGTGGTCGCCGACGCCTGCACCGGGATCGCTGAATCGGAAATACTCCAGAGCGATTACGAGCACGACCAGGAAACCAACGTGAACGTGTATATCAGCATCATAGAGGGCAAGACCGCCAGGCCGTTCGAGGCCGGTGCCCGCGTGGGAAGTTACCTGGCCGACGCCACGCCTGCCGTCATGGAGGCGATGGGGAGCTACGGCATGAACATCGGCATAGCGTTCCAGATCGTAGACGACATCCTGGACGTGACCGGGGATGAGGCCTCCTTGGGCAAACCCCATGGGATTGACATCGTCGACGGCAAGCCGACCCTTCCGCTGATCATCGCCATGCAGGACAAGGTCCATGGTGCACGCATCAAGGAGATATTCAGGAAAGAGAAGAAATCTCCGGAGGAGGTCGCCGAGGCGATCGCACTGGTCAAGAAGACCAAAGCCCTAGAGGAATCGTCGGACATGGCAGAGGAATACGCGAACAAAGCGCTTCTTGACCTTGAGGTCCTGCGTCCTTCCGATTACAAAGAGGCCTTGAAGGCCCTCACAAAGGCTATCCTGGACCGGAAGTCATGA
- a CDS encoding NAD(P)/FAD-dependent oxidoreductase: protein MAKVVKVDVVVVGAGPAGSTAAEHAALGGAQVLILEKRPKVGVPVRCGEFMPSVEEIRTIFPKATDLESLFDVPGTLHSLSTEMIRIYSPRMTRWEVPFAGYTTDRDLFDQHLASRAVKAGADLRTDLACTKVTGSIVSTPEMDIEAKVVIGADGPLSLVGKSLGYGRSTDLCPGVSLQVRADFEPIPEMYFGTVAPGGYAWILPKKVGANVGLGVAPHFSKMAVGEYFEQFMKIKNLSSDQPLMGKLIPMSGPIKRTVIGNSLVVGDAAGQVMAVNGGGIPISMICGRIAGQAAADTVTKGLPLTAYEDRWRREIYKPLASAVHTKWLANTCFGSQWRLEWAMRLLGQRRINKLIRCKPVLP, encoded by the coding sequence ATGGCCAAGGTTGTCAAGGTCGATGTGGTGGTCGTAGGGGCCGGTCCGGCCGGAAGCACAGCCGCCGAGCATGCCGCGTTGGGCGGTGCGCAGGTCCTGATATTGGAGAAACGGCCCAAGGTCGGGGTCCCGGTCCGCTGCGGCGAGTTCATGCCCTCTGTGGAAGAGATCCGGACCATCTTTCCTAAGGCCACCGACCTGGAATCACTGTTCGACGTTCCCGGGACTCTTCACTCCCTTTCCACCGAGATGATACGGATATACTCTCCCCGGATGACCCGATGGGAGGTCCCTTTCGCCGGCTATACCACGGACCGGGACCTTTTCGATCAGCATCTGGCATCGAGGGCGGTCAAGGCGGGCGCGGATCTCCGTACCGACCTGGCCTGCACCAAGGTGACCGGCAGCATCGTTTCCACACCTGAGATGGACATCGAGGCGAAGGTCGTGATCGGAGCGGACGGGCCCCTTTCCCTGGTAGGCAAGAGCCTGGGATACGGACGATCGACCGATCTCTGTCCAGGTGTTTCGCTGCAGGTGAGGGCGGACTTCGAACCGATCCCGGAGATGTACTTCGGGACGGTCGCGCCCGGCGGCTATGCCTGGATATTGCCGAAAAAGGTAGGCGCCAACGTCGGGCTGGGCGTCGCACCTCATTTCTCCAAGATGGCGGTCGGGGAGTACTTCGAACAGTTCATGAAGATCAAGAACCTCAGCAGTGACCAACCGCTCATGGGGAAGCTCATCCCCATGTCCGGACCGATCAAACGGACGGTCATCGGCAACTCCCTGGTGGTGGGCGACGCCGCCGGTCAGGTCATGGCGGTGAACGGCGGAGGCATCCCGATATCGATGATATGCGGCAGGATAGCCGGACAGGCAGCCGCTGACACTGTCACAAAGGGTCTGCCGTTGACGGCGTACGAGGACAGGTGGAGGAGGGAGATCTATAAGCCTTTGGCCAGTGCCGTGCACACCAAATGGCTGGCCAACACCTGTTTCGGAAGCCAGTGGCGCCTGGAATGGGCGATGCGTCTTTTGGGTCAGAGGCGCATCAACAAGCTCATACGCTGCAAACCGGTTCTCCCATAA
- a CDS encoding TIGR04190 family B12-binding domain/radical SAM domain protein: MREDLIFIHAPSVYDFRKEFLFYGPVSDLVPSTPVFEMYPIGFTTMATALNEAGFKVRITNLASMMLNDRNLDVEKVISKLDSAVFGIDLHWLPHAQGALEVAKLIRKLHPDANILMGGFSSTYYHKELIQYPQVDLVLRGDSTEEPVTELMHALEKGTPLENVQNLTWKDGSGKAHFNELTYVPKDLDHLDVDYGWIVRSVIRHRDLEGFKPFKDWDRYPITSVFTVRGCSVQCAVCGGSCSAMKGFLGRERPAFRSPEKVAADVYNIQQYLRSPTFVVGDLRQNGKGYAERFFKEAKELGIRNQLILETFTPANDEFYSMAQSSLESFSVEFSPDSHDEKVRNALGRRFDTPSMERSVMSALDHGAERFDLFFMIGLPQQTRESALASAEYSRKMYEMVGNDERLFVFTSPLAPFLDPGSTIFENPSKFGYRSLARTLEEHRTRLLSPSWKYVLSYETEWMDRDQIADASYDAADILNNVRFECNQIGREELDLRLTRSDNARKMMARIDGIVKMKDERERQEAFRSLKVETEELMESTICQKTDLEWASKGVVRSVPRAVLGLMKGKRGRK; encoded by the coding sequence TTGCGGGAAGACCTCATATTCATACATGCTCCGAGCGTCTACGACTTCAGAAAGGAATTCCTGTTCTATGGCCCGGTCAGCGACCTGGTGCCCTCCACGCCGGTCTTCGAGATGTATCCGATCGGGTTCACGACGATGGCCACCGCCCTGAACGAGGCGGGATTCAAGGTCCGGATCACCAACCTCGCCAGCATGATGCTGAACGACCGGAACCTGGACGTGGAGAAGGTCATCTCCAAGCTCGATTCGGCAGTCTTCGGCATCGACCTGCATTGGCTGCCCCATGCACAGGGGGCGCTGGAAGTGGCGAAGCTGATAAGGAAGCTGCATCCGGATGCCAATATCCTCATGGGCGGTTTCTCATCGACCTATTACCACAAGGAACTGATCCAGTATCCACAGGTCGACCTGGTGTTGAGGGGCGATTCGACCGAAGAGCCGGTGACCGAGCTGATGCATGCTCTGGAGAAGGGCACTCCGCTGGAGAACGTCCAGAACCTGACCTGGAAGGACGGTTCCGGCAAAGCACATTTCAATGAACTTACCTACGTACCGAAAGACCTGGACCATCTGGATGTGGACTACGGATGGATCGTCAGATCGGTCATCAGACACCGGGACCTGGAAGGGTTCAAGCCGTTCAAGGACTGGGACCGCTACCCGATCACCTCCGTGTTCACGGTCAGGGGATGCTCCGTCCAGTGTGCGGTCTGCGGCGGCTCCTGTTCGGCCATGAAGGGTTTCCTCGGCAGGGAGCGGCCGGCTTTCCGTTCACCGGAGAAGGTGGCCGCGGACGTTTACAACATCCAACAGTATCTGAGATCGCCCACCTTCGTGGTCGGCGACCTGCGACAGAACGGCAAGGGCTACGCTGAACGCTTCTTCAAGGAAGCGAAGGAGCTGGGGATCAGGAACCAGCTCATCCTGGAAACGTTCACCCCGGCGAACGATGAGTTCTATTCCATGGCCCAGAGCTCACTTGAATCCTTCTCGGTGGAATTCTCTCCCGACTCCCATGACGAGAAGGTGAGGAACGCATTGGGCCGGCGGTTCGACACGCCGAGCATGGAACGCTCGGTAATGAGCGCCCTGGACCATGGGGCGGAAAGGTTCGACCTGTTCTTCATGATCGGACTCCCCCAGCAGACCCGGGAATCAGCCTTGGCCAGTGCGGAATATTCGCGCAAGATGTACGAGATGGTGGGGAACGACGAGAGGCTGTTCGTTTTCACATCGCCGCTGGCGCCATTCCTGGACCCCGGCAGCACCATCTTCGAGAACCCATCCAAGTTCGGGTACCGGTCGTTGGCCCGGACGTTGGAGGAGCATCGCACCCGGCTGCTGTCACCCTCATGGAAGTACGTCCTTTCCTATGAAACGGAATGGATGGACCGGGACCAGATCGCGGACGCCTCCTATGATGCGGCCGACATCCTGAACAACGTGCGATTCGAGTGCAACCAGATCGGACGGGAAGAGCTCGATCTGCGTCTGACACGGTCGGACAACGCCCGGAAGATGATGGCGCGCATAGACGGCATCGTGAAGATGAAGGACGAGCGGGAGCGTCAGGAAGCGTTCCGCTCGTTGAAGGTCGAGACCGAGGAGCTGATGGAATCGACCATATGCCAGAAGACCGATCTCGAATGGGCGTCCAAAGGGGTCGTTCGCAGCGTTCCGCGTGCTGTGCTCGGGCTGATGAAAGGCAAAAGGGGCAGAAAATAG
- the uppS gene encoding polyprenyl diphosphate synthase — protein sequence MPKHVAIIMDGNRRFAKEFGLSATEGHIKGKDKLEEVMEWCRELGVKILTVYAFSTENLNRDPEEIEYLMNLFEDNFKRLSTDERIHRYHIRLTVIGQRELLPRRVQKAIQVAEEATKQYDSYFYNIAIAYGSRQEIIQAIKQIAEAVKDGKMQVEDIDEEVFSKFLYTADFPDPDLILRTSGEERISNFLLWQLAYAELYFTDVYWPGFRKVDFMRAIRSYQLRQRRFGK from the coding sequence GTGCCAAAGCACGTAGCCATCATCATGGACGGGAACCGCCGTTTCGCCAAGGAGTTCGGTCTCAGCGCCACCGAGGGCCACATCAAGGGCAAGGACAAGCTCGAGGAGGTCATGGAATGGTGCCGTGAGCTGGGCGTCAAGATCCTCACGGTCTACGCATTCAGCACGGAGAACCTCAACCGGGACCCGGAAGAGATCGAGTACCTGATGAACCTGTTCGAGGACAACTTCAAGCGGCTATCGACGGACGAAAGGATCCATAGGTACCATATCCGTTTGACCGTGATCGGGCAGCGCGAGCTCCTCCCCAGAAGGGTCCAGAAAGCCATACAGGTGGCTGAGGAGGCCACCAAGCAATACGACTCCTACTTCTACAACATCGCCATCGCCTATGGAAGCAGGCAGGAGATCATCCAGGCGATCAAGCAGATCGCCGAGGCGGTGAAGGATGGAAAGATGCAGGTGGAGGATATCGATGAGGAAGTGTTCTCCAAGTTCCTGTACACCGCCGATTTCCCCGACCCGGACCTGATCCTCCGCACCTCGGGGGAAGAGCGCATATCTAACTTTCTGCTGTGGCAGCTGGCCTATGCGGAACTGTACTTCACCGACGTCTATTGGCCCGGTTTCCGAAAGGTCGATTTCATGAGGGCCATCCGGTCATACCAACTGAGGCAACGTCGCTTCGGCAAGTGA